A region of Plantactinospora sp. BC1 DNA encodes the following proteins:
- a CDS encoding winged helix-turn-helix domain-containing protein has translation MPIPPTMNELIDDLVKRIKKGDFPPGTQIPSTSDLADHYDVSPSTISRAVARLRQRGILVGRPGRGVFVAEKPGR, from the coding sequence GTGCCTATCCCGCCGACCATGAACGAGCTAATCGACGATCTTGTAAAGCGCATCAAGAAGGGCGACTTCCCACCCGGCACCCAGATTCCCTCGACCAGCGATCTGGCCGACCACTACGACGTATCGCCATCGACCATCTCGCGAGCAGTGGCCCGGCTCCGCCAGCGCGGAATCCTGGTCGGCCGCCCAGGTCGCGGCGTCTTCGTCGCCGAGAAGCCAGGACGATGA
- a CDS encoding DivIVA domain-containing protein, producing the protein MRQLLRRILTRSTGADRLSSVLGERRSRPYQPMRPWQVRDRRFRTTWRGLDPDEVSAFLDQVADDLGRVYAQLSNSQEEAARIKDALRRWQAAQAPTMRAMARR; encoded by the coding sequence GTGCGACAACTCCTTCGGCGCATCCTGACGAGATCGACGGGAGCGGACCGGTTGTCTTCGGTGCTCGGCGAGCGCCGCTCTCGGCCGTACCAGCCGATGCGGCCCTGGCAGGTGCGGGACCGGCGGTTCCGGACGACCTGGCGTGGCCTGGACCCGGACGAGGTCTCGGCCTTTCTCGACCAGGTTGCCGATGACCTCGGCCGCGTCTATGCCCAACTCTCCAACAGTCAGGAGGAGGCGGCCCGGATCAAGGACGCGCTGCGGCGCTGGCAGGCCGCCCAGGCGCCGACCATGCGCGCGATGGCGCGACGGTGA
- a CDS encoding alpha/beta hydrolase has protein sequence MTKRTTAVEVAGPHESRGDHGDDRERTERGDRTMRHFTIHHDGVTIPVSRGGRGRPLVLCPGLNSTQADLHELTELLRHDHDVVTFDLRGHGLASAADRYSFEAFLSDLVAVMAELERLDLPSAPLLVGYSLGADLAVRYASEHPDTVAGLVLIDGANPVPEPFITEADAAAFLTLWEKLATQQESLRGTARQVLLTAQEILDLNVEIDVVRSGILHRYRKIDRPISMIMSTSMAGDSGEEPAPRLNQNWRAGVERLVREQPHIAAFWLDADHQLAFTHAPEIAEIIRSNKAQSAKPTP, from the coding sequence ATGACCAAGAGAACCACTGCTGTGGAGGTAGCCGGACCGCACGAGTCGCGCGGCGATCACGGCGACGATCGGGAGCGGACCGAGAGAGGCGACAGGACGATGCGGCACTTCACGATCCACCACGACGGTGTCACGATCCCGGTGTCTCGCGGCGGCCGGGGACGACCGCTGGTCCTGTGCCCCGGGCTGAACTCGACACAGGCAGACCTGCACGAGCTGACTGAGCTGCTGCGGCATGACCACGATGTAGTGACCTTCGACCTGCGGGGCCATGGCCTCGCCTCGGCCGCCGACCGGTATTCCTTCGAGGCTTTCCTCAGCGATCTCGTCGCCGTGATGGCGGAGCTGGAACGCCTTGACCTGCCCTCGGCGCCCCTGCTTGTGGGCTATTCACTGGGTGCGGACCTGGCGGTGCGCTATGCCTCCGAGCATCCTGACACCGTCGCCGGGCTTGTTCTCATCGACGGGGCGAACCCGGTGCCCGAACCGTTCATCACCGAGGCTGACGCGGCGGCGTTTCTCACGCTATGGGAGAAGCTGGCAACGCAGCAGGAATCCTTGCGGGGCACCGCCCGCCAGGTGTTGCTCACCGCCCAGGAGATTCTTGACCTGAATGTCGAGATCGATGTGGTTCGGTCCGGGATCCTTCATCGATATAGGAAGATCGACCGACCCATCAGCATGATCATGTCGACCTCGATGGCCGGCGACAGCGGTGAAGAACCGGCGCCGCGCCTGAATCAGAACTGGCGTGCCGGCGTCGAGCGGCTCGTCCGCGAGCAGCCGCACATCGCCGCGTTCTGGCTCGACGCCGACCACCAGCTGGCCTTCACCCACGCCCCGGAGATCGCCGAGATCATCCGGAGTAACAAGGCGCAGTCGGCCAAGCCGACCCCTTGA